CTCCGGGAAACCTGTTTTTTAACTATGGAAATGTATGCTTTAAAAAAGGAATGTTCAGAGAGGCAATCTCTTGCTATAGGAAGGTACTGGAGTTGAGCGGCTCAATCACAAAAGCGTATTTAGTTTATATTAACCTTGGTGCAACATATTTTAATATGCAAAAAACAGAGCTTGCACTTGAAAATTTTTTTAAGGCTTTGGAAATAAATCCTCAGTGTTCGAAGGCAAAGGAAGGTATCGGCAAGGTATATACTGCGACAGGCCGACAAGCTGATGCGGTCATTTATTATGAAGAATTGCTCAAAAATGATGATAGTAATTATGAACTCTTATTATCACTGGGAAAACTTTTAGTTGAACTGGGCAATATAGACGAGGCGAAAGAACGTTTTGAAAGATGTATTAAGAACAACCCACGGCAGGCAGATGCTTATATCCTGCTTGGAAAGTTATTTATGTCAGTAGGACAGTATTCTGAAGCCAGTAAGGTTTTTAAAACATATATTACAATTAACGGCGTAGATTATACAGGACATTATAACCTCGCAGAATGTTATTTTGAAAATAAAGAATACAAAAATGCAATTGCTGAATATAAACAGACCATAAGTCTTAACCAGAAAAGTCATGAAAGTTTATTCAAACTGGGTTTAATCTATGATAAGACTGATGAAACAGAAAAAGCAATAGACTGTTATAGGGCGGTAATTCAGTTAATGCCCAATTTTATAGATGCATATAACAACCTTGGGATAGTATTTGCCAAAAGTCAAAGGCATGTGGAGTCGCTTGCTGCATATACTGCGGGAATTAAGCTAAATCCTGATAATTTCAGACTTTATTTTAATATGGGTGTTGTATTATTTGAGATAAAACGATATGAAGATTCCGCGGATGCCTTTGCAAGAGCTGTTAAGTTGAATCCTGATGACAAGGATGTTTATTACTATCTGGGTGCTTCACTAACCGAATTAAAGCAGTATGATGAAGCGATTAAGGCTTATGGCAGGGCTCTGGACGAGAAAATGGAGGAAGGCGAACTATATTATAATATTGCAGCCGTCTATGCATTAATGAAAAAACAGGACATTGTATTAGATAATCTAAAGAGGGCAGTAAGCAAGAATTCAGGAATAAAACGGGAAATTACCCGGAACAGTGTTTTTGATTATATGAGAACAAATTCTGATTTTGTAGAACTGGTTTCGTAATTATAGTTTACTATAACCTTATTTGTGTTAAAATAACATAGAAAATATCAAATAAGGTAGTACTGGCTGTCACATGATGTGGTCAGTATAAGGTGAATAAATGAGTTTTTTACCCATAAGTTTTGAAGACATGAATGAAAAAGGCTGGGAACAGCTTGATTTTCTATATATAAGCGGAGATGCGTACGTGGATCATCCCAGCTTTGGACATGCAATAATATCGAGAGTTCTGGAAAGTGAGGGCTTCAAGGTTGGAATGATAGCTCAACCTAACTGGAAGAACAGTGAGGATTTTAAAAAACTGGGACGACCAAAGTATGGTGTACTTATATCATCTGGAGTCATTGATTCAATGGTAAACCACTATACGACCAGTAAAAAGAAAAGATCTACGGATCTGTATTCACCGGGGGGAAAAGCAGGCTATAGACCTGACAGGGCCATTATTGTATATGCAAATAAGATAAAAGAGATATTTAAGGATACTCCTGTCATAATCGGGGGAATTGAAGCAAGTCTTAGAAGATTTGCACATTACGACTATTGGGACGATAAAGTAAGGAGATCGATTCTTGTAGATTCCAAAGCTGACCTTCTGGTTTATGGAATGGGAGAAAAGCCTATAACTGAGATAGCAAAACTGCTTAGAAAAGACGTTCCTGCACATAGTATCAAGAACTTACGCGGCAGTGCATATCTTGCAAGATATGAAGAACTTCCGGCTGAAGTAAGGGAAGCCGTTGATTCAAACGGATCGAAGAATGTAGCTGTATTACCTTCTTTTGAAGCCGTACAGGAGAGTAAAAAAGTGTATGCTGAAGCATTCAGGATACAGTATAACGAGCAGGATGCTATAAGCGGAAGGATATTGGTACAACCTCATGGCGACAGATATTTGGTCCAGAACCCTCCTATATTGCCCTTGTCAACTGCTGAATTGGACAGGGTTTATGCTCTGCCTTACGAAAGGACATACCATCCGGTTTACGAAAAATATGGAGGAATCCCTGCGATAAAAGAGGTTGAGTTCAGCGTAACAAGTCACAGAGGCTGCTATGGCGGCTGTTCTTTCTGTGCCTTGAATTTCCATCAGGGCAGAGTTATTCAGAAAAGAAGTCAAGCATCTATAATAAATGAGGCAAAGAAACTTACATGGACACAGGGCTTTAAAGGATATATACATGATGTTGGCGGCCCTACAGCTAACTTCAGAAATGTTGCCTGTGAAAAACAGAAAAAAAGCGGTGTTTGTAAAGAGAGACAATGTCTGCATCCTGAACCATGTAAAAACCTCATTGTAGATCATTCGGAGTACCTTGAGCTTTTGCGTAAACTCAGGACTCTTCCCGATGTTAAGAAGGTGTTTATACGCTCGGGAATACGTTACGACTACTTGATGCTTGACAAGAATGATGACTTTTTTTCCGAATTATGTGAGCATCATGTCAGCGGTCAGCTTAAAGTCGCTCCAGAACATGTAGTGGACAGGGTTCTAAAAATGATGGGTAAACCAAAAAGGCAGCTATATGACCGTTTTGTAAAGAAATTTTAT
This genomic stretch from Ruminiclostridium cellulolyticum H10 harbors:
- a CDS encoding YgiQ family radical SAM protein, which gives rise to MSFLPISFEDMNEKGWEQLDFLYISGDAYVDHPSFGHAIISRVLESEGFKVGMIAQPNWKNSEDFKKLGRPKYGVLISSGVIDSMVNHYTTSKKKRSTDLYSPGGKAGYRPDRAIIVYANKIKEIFKDTPVIIGGIEASLRRFAHYDYWDDKVRRSILVDSKADLLVYGMGEKPITEIAKLLRKDVPAHSIKNLRGSAYLARYEELPAEVREAVDSNGSKNVAVLPSFEAVQESKKVYAEAFRIQYNEQDAISGRILVQPHGDRYLVQNPPILPLSTAELDRVYALPYERTYHPVYEKYGGIPAIKEVEFSVTSHRGCYGGCSFCALNFHQGRVIQKRSQASIINEAKKLTWTQGFKGYIHDVGGPTANFRNVACEKQKKSGVCKERQCLHPEPCKNLIVDHSEYLELLRKLRTLPDVKKVFIRSGIRYDYLMLDKNDDFFSELCEHHVSGQLKVAPEHVVDRVLKMMGKPKRQLYDRFVKKFYEINEKIHKEQYLVPYMISSHPGSDLNAAVELAEYLKQQGYMPEQVQDFYPTPGTLSTCMFYTGYDARTMKKVYVPKTPKEKAMQRALLQYRKKENYHLVVEALKEAHREDLIGFGPNCLVKPLRGRSYNNASNMAKPAREGNKEKNPRGGNKRNTDRVEKTKQTRQENSSKNRKQSSKTAYTNAKSKSSGVKNLTRKKR
- a CDS encoding tetratricopeptide repeat protein — translated: MFILTTFNACLMVLLLSYVFYRLLKNKEAVTLISFTIQLSALTIVILSLVNHVNTSNIIELFYIVFGILIPSCFIIWDYRHTIKSSNNKERHQDYITIENKILQQQGNLSESSSISTADSCQKVMDILENEDSVDDIIAELILLKDDLFLGIKKKLIQAENRYSQGNFDFAYDIYKGMLDITQAPGNLFFNYGNVCFKKGMFREAISCYRKVLELSGSITKAYLVYINLGATYFNMQKTELALENFFKALEINPQCSKAKEGIGKVYTATGRQADAVIYYEELLKNDDSNYELLLSLGKLLVELGNIDEAKERFERCIKNNPRQADAYILLGKLFMSVGQYSEASKVFKTYITINGVDYTGHYNLAECYFENKEYKNAIAEYKQTISLNQKSHESLFKLGLIYDKTDETEKAIDCYRAVIQLMPNFIDAYNNLGIVFAKSQRHVESLAAYTAGIKLNPDNFRLYFNMGVVLFEIKRYEDSADAFARAVKLNPDDKDVYYYLGASLTELKQYDEAIKAYGRALDEKMEEGELYYNIAAVYALMKKQDIVLDNLKRAVSKNSGIKREITRNSVFDYMRTNSDFVELVS